A window of bacterium contains these coding sequences:
- the acs gene encoding acetate--CoA ligase, with product MPKPSKKSKTQNIESVLKENRVFKPSNQFSKSAHIKSMGEYQKIYKESIKNPEKFWTKIAKELHWFKPWKKVLDWKEPFAKWFVGGQINISYNCVDRHLMSWRKNKAAIIWEGEPAVDGKFGETRILTYQDLHRRVCKFANVLKSFGIEKGDRVVLYMPMVPELVVAMLGCARIGATHSVIFGGFSSDAIRDRVNDSKAKLIITADGSYRRGMVIPLKANVDTALENNACPTVENVVVYRRIGDNIVMHGGRDHWWHERMAGVSEKNEPEKLDSEHPLFILYTSGSTGKPKGILHTTGGYLTGTYITSKWVFDLKEEDTYWCTADIGWVTGHSYIVYGPLANGATTVMYEGAPNYPEPDRFWSIIDRYKVNVFYTAPTAIRAFMKWGEQWPLRHDLSSLRLLGTVGEPINPEAWMWYHKIIGKERCPIVDTWWQTETGAIMITPMPGAVPTKPGTATLPFPGIHADVVDKDGKSVGMDQGGYLVVRKPWPSMLRTIFGDNERYKKQYWSDIDHCYFTGDSARRDKDGYFWLMGRVDDVINVAGHRLGTAEIESALVHHPNVAEAAVLGRPDELKGQAIVAFVTLKQGIPHSKELNEELRTHVTKQIGALARPDEIRFTEALPKTRSGKIMRRLLREIASGSTTVGDTTTLEDYSVLEKLRMDNEE from the coding sequence ATGCCTAAGCCGTCAAAAAAATCCAAAACACAAAATATTGAATCGGTTCTAAAAGAAAATCGCGTTTTTAAGCCATCAAATCAATTCAGCAAATCCGCTCATATTAAATCGATGGGAGAGTATCAGAAAATTTATAAAGAGTCGATCAAAAACCCTGAGAAGTTTTGGACGAAAATTGCCAAAGAATTGCATTGGTTTAAACCTTGGAAAAAAGTACTGGATTGGAAAGAACCGTTTGCTAAATGGTTCGTCGGAGGTCAGATTAATATCTCCTATAATTGCGTGGACCGGCATTTAATGTCATGGCGTAAAAACAAAGCCGCAATTATTTGGGAAGGCGAACCGGCTGTGGATGGGAAATTTGGTGAAACACGCATATTGACTTATCAAGACCTACACCGACGTGTTTGTAAATTTGCTAATGTTCTCAAAAGCTTTGGAATTGAAAAAGGGGATCGGGTCGTACTTTATATGCCGATGGTCCCAGAATTAGTTGTAGCAATGCTGGGATGTGCCCGCATTGGTGCGACGCACAGTGTCATTTTCGGCGGTTTTAGTTCAGATGCGATCCGGGACCGGGTTAACGATTCCAAAGCAAAATTAATTATAACGGCTGACGGGAGCTATCGCCGGGGAATGGTAATTCCCCTCAAGGCCAACGTCGATACTGCATTGGAGAACAATGCTTGTCCAACAGTTGAGAACGTTGTTGTTTACCGCCGGATTGGGGATAATATCGTCATGCATGGCGGTCGGGACCATTGGTGGCATGAACGTATGGCCGGCGTAAGTGAGAAAAATGAACCTGAAAAATTAGACTCTGAACACCCATTATTTATCTTGTATACCAGCGGTTCAACTGGTAAACCTAAAGGAATACTTCATACGACAGGCGGATATTTGACAGGTACTTATATTACCTCCAAATGGGTCTTCGATCTGAAGGAAGAGGATACGTATTGGTGTACGGCTGATATCGGCTGGGTCACCGGACATAGCTACATTGTTTATGGTCCGCTGGCTAATGGGGCGACCACCGTTATGTACGAAGGCGCTCCAAATTATCCCGAACCGGATCGTTTTTGGTCAATTATAGACCGATATAAAGTAAATGTCTTTTATACCGCTCCAACCGCTATTCGTGCGTTTATGAAATGGGGCGAACAGTGGCCATTGCGACATGATTTAAGTTCGCTCAGGCTTTTGGGAACCGTAGGCGAACCGATTAATCCTGAAGCGTGGATGTGGTATCATAAAATCATTGGAAAAGAACGTTGTCCGATAGTCGATACATGGTGGCAGACCGAAACAGGAGCAATAATGATTACTCCTATGCCGGGAGCAGTGCCAACTAAGCCTGGTACAGCCACGCTCCCATTTCCTGGTATCCATGCAGACGTTGTAGATAAAGATGGTAAATCGGTAGGTATGGATCAGGGTGGCTATTTAGTTGTGCGAAAACCATGGCCATCAATGCTTAGAACAATTTTTGGCGACAATGAAAGGTACAAAAAACAGTATTGGAGCGATATCGACCATTGTTATTTTACAGGCGATTCGGCCAGGCGCGATAAAGATGGATATTTTTGGCTGATGGGACGTGTAGACGACGTAATCAATGTTGCCGGACATAGGCTTGGAACTGCTGAAATTGAAAGCGCTTTAGTACATCATCCGAATGTGGCTGAAGCGGCTGTTCTGGGACGGCCGGATGAACTGAAGGGTCAAGCTATTGTTGCGTTTGTTACACTGAAACAGGGCATTCCACATAGTAAAGAACTAAATGAGGAACTCAGAACCCATGTTACAAAACAAATTGGTGCATTGGCGAGGCCGGATGAAATTCGCTTTACGGAGGCTTTACCTAAAACACGTAGCGGTAAGATTATGAGGCGTTTGCTTCGTGAGATAGCTTCTGGTAGTACAACTGTGGGTGATACGACTACATTGGAAGATTATTCTGTTTTGGAAAAACTACGTATGGACAATGAAGAATAA